The proteins below come from a single Streptomyces sp. SCSIO 75703 genomic window:
- the ybaK gene encoding Cys-tRNA(Pro) deacylase, whose amino-acid sequence MARKANRRQQGGTPATVALTAAGVPGTVHSYDHDPAHPSFGQEAAEAMGVPPEQVFKTLIADVDGALTVAVVPVAGRLDLKALASAVGGKRAAMADPALAERATGYVRGGISPLGQRKRLPTVLDSSASEHETIRVSAGRRGLEIELSPADLARLTDAVLAPIGRM is encoded by the coding sequence ATGGCGAGGAAGGCGAACAGGCGGCAGCAGGGCGGCACGCCCGCGACGGTCGCGCTCACGGCGGCCGGGGTGCCCGGCACCGTGCACTCCTACGACCACGACCCGGCCCACCCGTCCTTCGGGCAGGAGGCGGCCGAGGCGATGGGCGTCCCGCCGGAACAGGTTTTCAAGACGCTGATCGCCGACGTGGACGGGGCGCTGACGGTCGCCGTGGTACCGGTGGCGGGCCGGCTCGACCTGAAGGCGCTGGCCTCGGCGGTGGGCGGCAAGCGGGCGGCGATGGCCGACCCGGCGCTGGCCGAGCGCGCCACGGGGTACGTGCGGGGCGGCATCTCGCCGCTCGGGCAGCGCAAGCGGCTGCCGACGGTACTGGACTCCTCGGCGTCGGAGCACGAGACGATCCGCGTCTCGGCGGGCCGCCGGGGCCTGGAGATCGAACTGTCCCCGGCCGATCTGGCCCGGCTGACGGACGCGGTCCTCGCCCCGATCGGCCGGATGTGA
- a CDS encoding LON peptidase substrate-binding domain-containing protein produces MTTVRLPLFPLNSVLFPGLVLPLNIFEERYRAMMRELLKAPEDERRFAVVAIRDGHEVAPSAPGMPDPTARPERGPAAGFGADPADAFHKVGCVADAATVRERPDGTFEVLATGTTRVRLTSVDASGDFLTAALEPLAEDPGDESGALAEGVLRSFRQYQRRLAGARERTLATSGDLPDDPGVVSYLVAAAMMLDTPTKQRLLQAPDTASRLRDELRLLRSETAIIRHLPSLPAANLTHGPTSHN; encoded by the coding sequence GTGACCACCGTCCGGCTCCCCCTCTTCCCCCTCAACTCGGTGCTCTTCCCGGGACTGGTGCTCCCGCTCAACATCTTCGAGGAGCGCTATCGCGCCATGATGCGCGAGCTGCTGAAGGCGCCCGAGGACGAGCGCCGGTTCGCCGTCGTGGCGATCCGCGACGGCCACGAGGTGGCCCCCAGCGCCCCCGGCATGCCCGATCCCACGGCCCGGCCCGAGCGCGGTCCGGCGGCCGGCTTCGGCGCCGACCCCGCCGACGCCTTCCACAAGGTCGGCTGCGTGGCGGACGCGGCGACCGTCCGCGAGCGGCCCGACGGCACCTTCGAGGTGCTGGCGACCGGGACCACCCGGGTGCGGCTGACCTCCGTGGACGCCTCCGGCGACTTCCTCACCGCCGCCCTGGAACCGCTGGCCGAGGACCCCGGGGACGAGTCGGGGGCGCTCGCCGAGGGCGTGCTGCGCTCCTTCCGGCAGTACCAGCGGCGGCTGGCGGGGGCGCGCGAGCGGACCCTGGCCACCAGCGGGGACCTCCCGGACGACCCGGGTGTGGTCTCGTACCTGGTGGCCGCCGCGATGATGCTCGACACGCCGACCAAGCAGCGGCTGCTCCAGGCGCCCGACACCGCGTCCCGGCTCCGCGACGAACTGCGGCTGCTGCGGTCCGAGACGGCGATCATCCGCCATCTGCCGTCGCTGCCCGCGGCGAACCTGACACACGGGCCGACCAGCCACAACTGA